CCTAAGCCACCTTCGCGTCTTCGGATTTTAGGAATTCTGGCCCTTCGATGATTACGGAGGGTTCTGTGCCTTTTGGAGATACCACGCCAATCCTCTTATCTGCATGCTTCAAAAGGTAAGTAGTCTTGGCTGGAGTGAAAAGAATGAATTGACTACGCCTAGACGAGTCATAAAGGAGCTCACTAATCATCTCTGTGTTGGTGGCATCAAGAAATGTATCCACTTCATCCAAGGCATAGATTGGACCCGGGTTGAGGTCTTGAAGTGCCAATATGAGGGCAAGCGCAATGAGCGATCGTTCGCCGCCAGATCCCGAACTCAGGCTTCTAAAATCCCCTTCTCTTATTCGAGTCTGAAATGATACGCCGTATTCCTCTCCATCTTCAAGCGAGAACCTGACCTGACCAGCGAAGGAAACTGTTGAGAGGATTTGATGTATCTTGGTTTCAATTTCCCGAAGCACATTTTCCATACCCTTCTCATACTGAGCCTGAATATCACCAACTGTATCCTGTGCTTCCTTTAACTCGGTTTTCGTTTCATGGACACGAGACTCAAGCGTATCAAGTCGCTTTTTCAGCTTCGACTCGGTATGCGCTACCGCCTCAGATACATCGTCATAGTCATCGAGCTGATGTCTGGTTTTTACAAGCTCCTCAGTCACAATCTCATACTCTCTGACCGTGTCTGGCCTTTCGGATTCGGTAAGCTGCTTTTTCGCCGTATTGAACTCATCTCTCATGTTTTCAAGCTGTCTTTTGTTCTGCATTGTCTCTAATCTGCTGTCTCTAATTCGTAAATTAAGTTCAACAAGCCTTTCTCCAACTTCCTGCTGTTCCTCTCTCGTTTCTTCAAGAGCTCCCATAGCTGTCTTGTGCTTCTGCTCCAATTCGTTCCTCCTTTCTCTCATCGCTTCTACTTTTTCTAGGAGATCTGTTGTTTCCTTTTCAGATTCCGCGATTTTCTCCTTCAACTGCTTCATGCTCTCGGAGTAGACTTTTCTGTCGTGCTCTACCTCTTCAAGTTCCTTTCGTAGCCCTTCTGTTTTGTGCTCAGCTTGTTTCAATCTTGCACGGATATCGTTGATTTCTTTGCGTATTCTTCTTCTTTTGCTTCTGAGAGCTGAACGTTCTCCCATCAGGTTACTCCGCCCCGGTGGCTGGTTCAGTTCAAGATCTTTCAGTTTCTTCTCGCTCTTCTTTAGCTCTCCTTGGATTTCGGTTTTGTCTTCTTCCACCAAAGCAATTCTTTCTTCAAGGTTCCGGATGTTTTCTCTCAGCTTATTCCGCTTTTCCCATGTATTGCCCCACATGTGAACCTGCTCCACAAATTCAGCAATTTGGTCTCTTTCATATTGGAGTTCCTCCAATTTTTGTTCAAGTTCCAAAATCCGGGTTTCTTTCTCTTGCAGGCTCTCTCGTAGCAGCTCTATGCGATCTTTCAAGGGCGCAGTTGAAAGCAAACCTCTATTCTCTTTTCGCGGGTAACTAATAACGGCGTCAGTCTCCACATCGAAGACACTACCGTCCTGTGATACAGCTCCTATATGTTGCTGAGATGCGACTTCCAAAGCCGAACCTCCCTCATGGGTCACTGCGTAGCAACCGAATGCTGTACGGAATCTGTTCAACATTTCATCAGATAGTCCGAGGAGTTCCCAGAGTTCCCCAAGTACCTGATCCGATTCATGTGGGCTCGATCTGATTTCGTTCTTCGTATTTCCAATATATATTAGCGGAGCTGGCGCGTTTGATTGCTCGCGGATTTTTTGTAGAAGCTGATAGTCGCTCTGCTCTTCAACAATGAACGCAAATGGCATGTCTCCACGTAGAACCGAGTCGAGTATGGGGGAGAATTCTTCCTCTGGTCGAAGTATTTCTATTATGGGGCCGAACACCCTCTCCAAACCGTGCTTGTCAACGGATGTCTTGAATTTCCTGATTGAAGCAGGTACTCTGGCAGAAAATTCAGCCAGCTTAGCTTCTATACTGGTAATCTCTTTCTGGATTGTGGCTGACCTGCTTCTAGCTTCAAACAGCTGTTCCTTGAGCTTACTGATTCTTGCTTCAAGTGACTGCTTTTCTTTCCTAAGTCCCTCTTCATCTGTATCCTCAAGCTTAGCCCAAACGTCCTCCCATTTCTTTTCGATACTATCTAGATCCGCCTTTTCAACTTGCAGTCTTTCCATTAGACTCCTAGAGAGAACGTCTTTCCCTTTGAGTTCAGTCTTGAGAGTTTTGTATTCTCCATGCACTCTTGCTCTTTTTGCGTTCCATTCGGCATACTCTGCGAGTTTCTCTTCAATTCCGTCTTGTTCAGATTCGATTTCTTCCAGAGACTGCTGTAGTTCTTCTTCTCTACTTTCATAGCTTTCAAGAACGAGAATCTGATTTTCGAGCTGTTGTTCTAATGTATGTGCACGACTGTCGCTTTTCTTGATTCGATTTCTCAGTTCCTGAATTTCTTCGAGGTTGCTTTGGTTCTCCTCATGGGCTGCCTCTATTCTCTCCTCTTCTTGCTCAATTCGCGCATCAAGTCTTGCCATTTCCATTTTCATATCGTTTGTTTGCTCAGTCAGAGCACTTACTTTCTCGTCTAGGCCATCCTTCTTTTCCTTCATGTGTTCTGACTTCTCAACCACCTTGCTCAGAGAGGCGTTCTTCTCCTGAAGATCTTTCTCGACGGCGGCCATTTCCTCCTCCAAATGCTCAATCTTTGCCCAATTGAGCTCCTCCTGCAGTTGGTTCTTCTTCTTGAGCAATTCTCTTTTCTTTTCAAGTCTCTCAAGGTCATAACTGAGAAGATGGAGCTCATTCCTTACTGTTTCTGATTCACTTATGGCAGTCTCAAGTTTCTCTTTTGTAGCTCCAAGTCTAGTCACTTCTGCTTCGATTTTCTGCCGGAGTCTGTCGAGTCCCGTTCCCTCCTCTATCAGCTTACGAACCTCGACTGGGTTCATATTGCGTAGTGCGTTGATGCGCTCTTGCGGCATAAAGACCAAATTACTATCTACATCAACATCGTAGGAATCTACGAGCATCCTGAGTTCCGAGGCTTTCACACGTTTTCCATCGATATATGCTCTCGGAACTCTTCCCCGTGAAATTTTTCGAGTGAGAGTCCGTAATCCATTTTCAGCGTCAATGGTAATCTTGACCTGTGCCGTTCTTGCACCATGACGAATAAAATCACTCCACTTGCTGTATCTTTTCTCTCTCTGATTGGAGCCAAGAGCGAACTTCATAGCGTGGAAAATCGAAGTCTTACCTGCACCATTCGGCCCTACTACTACATTGAGCCCTGGATCTAGTTCTATTTTCCCCTCATAGAAGCTCAGGAAATTCTTGATGGACACTGAACGAATTCTAATCTCGTCTGTCAATACTTCTCAATAACCTCCTATCTCCCTAACACTCTACTCAACCGATCGTGCGTCTTCTTGGCCCTCAGGAGTCTGGTTAATCTGTCCTCTGCTTCACCTTGGAGCAAGAACGGGTACTTGTTCAGAAACTGCTGTTCATCAGCTGACAGTGGCATACTCTTGTTGAGGTTTTCAATTACTTCCTGAGTGCGTACGTAATTATCTCCCACAGCCATCAAGTATAGCTGGTCCAATAGGGTGTTGGGGTACACTTCTTCTACCTCCTCTAATTTGGGTCTGTACCCCTCTTCGATTTCTTTAAAGACAGCTTCTGCTATCTGTGGTTTTCCTACAGGTAGTATATTGGATGATTCAACTTGTGCTCTGAGTGTTGAAGGTGTTTGTTGGTCTTGTTCCCGTGGTTTCATGAGAAGGAAGTATCCCACCAGGTGCCTCAAATCCGAATAGCTCCAACCTTCCGTAACTTCTGCGACCGACTTCGGATCCAAATCCTCACGTTCGGTCAGCGCAGCCTCAAAGAATCTGATTCTATCTTCGGTTGTTGTCTTCTCGAACACGTATGTTCTATCAATAGACTGTCGGATTTTCCTGTCAATATTTCGTGGTCTTGTGGTATACCCGACAAATGCAGTTCTGTCTAGTGCCCAGTCAATCCGCGACAATGCCGCTTTCAGAACTGCGGCATTGTTTGTTGCATCTTCCGCGAATATATCTAGTTCCTCCAAGAAAATCAAACTAGGACTATTTCGAGATGCGAATTCAAATAGAGTTCTCAGTGCTAGTGGTGTATCTACTGCTTTAGATAGGGCCTGGGAAAGCCTGAGCTTCACAATATTCGCTCCGACATTCAAAGCAACATTTTCAGCGAAACCTAGAAAATCCGTCCCCTCGCATCCTAAGAGTAGGGCAGATCCAGAAAATACGTTCACTTTGTTGTTTAGGTCTTTTCCAATCCTTTCGTATTCCTTCAGACTGTCGATGAAGTGCTGAGACTTTTGGGCTACGCTATACTGGCGAATCCTTTCGGAATCTACTTCTTCGTTTGGTAGGAAATCAATGACTTCGCCAATATCTTCTGTGCTCATAATACATACCCGGTGCTAGCTCTTGTTGAACTCTTTTGGGTTTACACTTAATACCTTTGCAAATGGGTTGTCTTTTCGCGCCTTCTTTACAAAAGAAGATGACGAACAGAGCTATAACCATAGTAGCCATAAGCACATCTCATACTATTGATGAATCGTGTAATGGAGAACGATGCAATGGAGAGCACTTCAGCTGACCTGCAGGAGAAGGTATGGCAGGTTATTACCACGCTTGAAAGCCGAGGTCTATTTGTTCACTCCACTGACATTGATTTGCGGTTCCGCCCAGCTGGTGACTCTTCGGTTCGCCCGAAAAGCCAGAGACTGCCGCTGGTAGTTGGTGCATGTGTCCTGAATGCATTGGTTCCTCGATCTGCTATGTTATTGGTGGGTGGACATGGGGGCGGAAAAACCACACTCATTAAGCTTCTTGGTCGCATGATGACTGGAAAAAGCCTGAATGAAATTGATGATGGCGTACTGAGGGGTCATCCCCAACTAACAGAAGAGAAAATGGTCGCTACTCTTCGACCCGGCCCCCTGATGAAAGATGGCATAGAAGAAGTTGTCTGGCGGAAGTTTGTAACAGGTTTTTGGAAGATTCTTGATGAAATCAACCGGCTAACTCCACATGCCCAGAATATCTTGCTTTCGATGTTGGCGGAGGGCGAGCTGAAGTACTATGACGAGATCAAGAAATGCCAAGAATTCTGTCTCTATGCAACCATGAATCCCGCCGATTCAGGTACATTTGAGCTCTCCCCTCCTTTCCTTGACAGATTTGGCATTGCGGTACCGATCACAATGCCCACCGTAGATGACTTGGAACTGATTCTCTCCACTAGAGATGAGAAGCTTTTCGGGTATGATGAGCTTTGGCAGGTTCCAGCAGTTCTTACTGAAGAGAAGCTATTGACTATCTGGAACTTGGTGGACAAAGTACCCGTCACAGATGAAGCATCAGAGTTCATGAGATCTCTCGTACGAGAATTCGGTGCTTGCATCAGGGTCGATAAGAGCCAGTCTGAAGAACTAACGGTTCAGTCTGGTTTGTGTGATGGATGCCATTTCAACACCTCGAAGAGCATATGCAACAACGTAATCATTCCGCTGAGTGTTCGAGCTGCAAAAGATCTGAACAGATATTCGAAAGCGGCTGCCTGGTTGGTTGGAGCAGGTGAAGTCAGTGTTGAGTTGGTCAAGTCGGTTGCTCCCTTGGTCTTTTGGCATCGTACTGAATATGTACGAGACAAAGTTCAGGGGTCGCCATATTACGGAGACCGTTTTGAATTTACGAGTCACCTTGTGGAGCTTGCTGCAAATCGATTCGCTCAACGTCAACCTGCTATAGAATTGCTTCACGATTTCAAGGAGGGCAGAGCAAGTGACTCCGCAGTTAATGAAATCAAAGATATGGCACGAAGCGACCTTCTGGTGAAGATTGACTATGTGGATCTTGCTTCTGAATTGAACAAGTCTCGCTACAAGAAAATGGTTCGCCGCATTGATGATGCCATTTCTTCTGAAGATGTTGACGAGCTAAGCAAAGTCCATGATAAGCTTCTTTCAGACACCGACTTCCCGAACCGGAGCAAACTAGTGGGAAGGGTTAGCGATGCACTTCATCGGTTGACGCTTTCACAATACACCCTTACCTTTGAGCAATGGAAAAATCTGTGGACAACTGTAAGCATGAAATTCCCCAAGCTCACTCCATTGCTGAAAGAAACACTCAAGCCGCCCAAGCGCAAGGTAGCCCGAACGGATAACATGACTATGGTTATCTATACAACTGGCGCTTCCCCGAATTCGTCCGTTTTCTTTGAGATTTCTGGTGGTCGTTCGGCGGTTGAACTGAAGCATGAAGTAGAAGAAATTATCGACGATGGTGAGTGAAATTCACTTTGTTTGACTGGCTAGCGGAGAAAAATCGGGTAAAGGACCGCGCACAAATCGTCAAGGAGGCTTGGTCCTACGCCGTAGACGACTTCTATCATCCTCCGCTTCCCGAGCCCGTCATCGAAGACCAGAAAGAGGCATCCAGCTATTTCTACATCAATCCAGCTGATTGGACGGTACACATCAATCTCAAAGGAGTCCCCTCTGGTCTAGAAGCTGAAGCGGTCAAATCTTTTCTGAGGTCTATTTGTCATCATGAAATTCAGCATTACCTTTTGTGCCCTTATGATGGCGTAACCAATGGCATGATGTTCGCTAAGGCTCGGAAGCACGTTGATGATACCAATGCAATGTTTGCGTGCAATCTTTTTGCGGATTTAGTTGTCGATTCTGAATTGATGAACCGTTTTCCTGCGATTACGAAGAATCGAATTACTGAGTCAATTGGGCATTCGTCTACTCTTCGCCGTTCCCATTCTAATCTTTGGCGACTCATTGTTAGTTGCTATCATCATCACTGGGGATTGGATTATCCCAAAGGACTATCCTTGGACAAGGACACAGAATCAGCCGCCAGAGAAATAGTCACTATTGCAGAGAAATACATGAAAATTGAGAATCAATGGCCAAAAGCAACAGGAGAGATTGCATGTGTTCTATCTAACTGGTCTGATAAATCTGGCGAAGAATTGTTAGAAACCTCTGATGATTCATCCGTTGAAGAAAATGGTTCACCGAGTTCATCAAGGAGAATGGTAAGCGTTCCATCGGATGCAGATGCGGTGATGGGGAGTCCCATTGAAATCAGAAACCGTGATCGAATGAAGAAATGCATGGGTGAGGCGGAATCTGAGAGTGAAGAAACAGAAATGAGTGGTCTAGCGAAACGGGTAGTTGAAAGGGATGGAGATCTTGATGACCTTGAGGCAGTTTATCTTCTTTCTGGAAAACACCAGACGAAGAGCAATTGGATTCGCTTCTGGTACCGAGCTGCTGTTCGTGGAATGCTGAGAATTGATGTTACATCGAAATCCAAACAAGGAACTGTTCCACTTAGTCCTTCCACGTGGCGAATAGGGGATCCAGTTGAGGAATTAGACATTGTCCAATCCTTGCAGGCATTCCCAGTACTCGTTCCGAATATATCCACTCGCAGGTGGCTAAAAGCAGAGATTTCGGGCTCTGGCCCTGCTGCTTCATTGCCCAATCTACTGGTCGTGCTGGATTCAAGCGGCTCTATGCATTGGTCTATAGACCATAGCATGCCCAAAGGCCCCTTTCATATAGCTCTTCTTTCAGCTTTTGCAGCCATTGATTTTGCATTCAAGAAATCAAAGAAAGTTGCTGCCATCAACTTCTCCGGATCAGTAAAATCCTCAGGTCTAACCAGGAAACGTGCTAGAATTGAGAGCATTCTGACCTCCTATCAGGGTGGTTCTACTATTGCACCCATACAGGAAATTCGCAATATCTGCAGAGTATCAGAAGGTAGTCTCTTGGTACTAATGATGACTGATGCTGAGATAGCCAATTGGGATGGATTGCTCAAAACAATCAAACGAATCTCTTCCGATGGGCACAGATTCTTCTTGTTCCATATTCGTTCTTCAAGATATTCAAGCGAAGATTTGGATACTGAATTATCCGGGGCTGGTGCTGAGGTCATCCCGCTAGATTCTGCTGAAGATCTTTTCGGACTGGTTGTACGCGAAACCAAAAGAATCTACGCTTCATAAGAGAACCTCAATTCACCTTGGCGTTATCGTTTTCTGCCCGGATTCTATCAGAAGGTTGCTTCTCCCATTATATCCTATGTTCTATTCATCATGTTGAGGTAGCAAGAATTCTGACGGGCTATGATTGGTTCTTTGTACCTTCTTCCCTTAGCCGTTGGATTTCCAACCATTCTTCAATACTTTCTGCTGACGTTCCAGCAAGACTGCTCAGCTTGCTCCTTATTCTGAGTAGCTTTCGGATAAGAGAGCTGAAGCTTTCATATTTCTCTCGTATCTCATTTAGCTGCTTGTAAACATCATCTGTTACAGGTATGTTCTTTGCCATATACCAATTACTTAGCTGATTCCCCGTATAAGTCCAAGCATGCGGCTGATGTTTCCCTTGGAACGGTCATCGTGCAGTCTTTCTCAAAAGTCGAAACCCAAACTTTTATCTCTAATGTGAAGTGGCATCGCCATGTGTCTGTAGGACCATCGAATGTCCTTAGAGGCGATTTGTGATGCCATACGAGATCCAAT
The nucleotide sequence above comes from Candidatus Thorarchaeota archaeon. Encoded proteins:
- a CDS encoding AAA family ATPase translates to MTDEIRIRSVSIKNFLSFYEGKIELDPGLNVVVGPNGAGKTSIFHAMKFALGSNQREKRYSKWSDFIRHGARTAQVKITIDAENGLRTLTRKISRGRVPRAYIDGKRVKASELRMLVDSYDVDVDSNLVFMPQERINALRNMNPVEVRKLIEEGTGLDRLRQKIEAEVTRLGATKEKLETAISESETVRNELHLLSYDLERLEKKRELLKKKNQLQEELNWAKIEHLEEEMAAVEKDLQEKNASLSKVVEKSEHMKEKKDGLDEKVSALTEQTNDMKMEMARLDARIEQEEERIEAAHEENQSNLEEIQELRNRIKKSDSRAHTLEQQLENQILVLESYESREEELQQSLEEIESEQDGIEEKLAEYAEWNAKRARVHGEYKTLKTELKGKDVLSRSLMERLQVEKADLDSIEKKWEDVWAKLEDTDEEGLRKEKQSLEARISKLKEQLFEARSRSATIQKEITSIEAKLAEFSARVPASIRKFKTSVDKHGLERVFGPIIEILRPEEEFSPILDSVLRGDMPFAFIVEEQSDYQLLQKIREQSNAPAPLIYIGNTKNEIRSSPHESDQVLGELWELLGLSDEMLNRFRTAFGCYAVTHEGGSALEVASQQHIGAVSQDGSVFDVETDAVISYPRKENRGLLSTAPLKDRIELLRESLQEKETRILELEQKLEELQYERDQIAEFVEQVHMWGNTWEKRNKLRENIRNLEERIALVEEDKTEIQGELKKSEKKLKDLELNQPPGRSNLMGERSALRSKRRRIRKEINDIRARLKQAEHKTEGLRKELEEVEHDRKVYSESMKQLKEKIAESEKETTDLLEKVEAMRERRNELEQKHKTAMGALEETREEQQEVGERLVELNLRIRDSRLETMQNKRQLENMRDEFNTAKKQLTESERPDTVREYEIVTEELVKTRHQLDDYDDVSEAVAHTESKLKKRLDTLESRVHETKTELKEAQDTVGDIQAQYEKGMENVLREIETKIHQILSTVSFAGQVRFSLEDGEEYGVSFQTRIREGDFRSLSSGSGGERSLIALALILALQDLNPGPIYALDEVDTFLDATNTEMISELLYDSSRRSQFILFTPAKTTYLLKHADKRIGVVSPKGTEPSVIIEGPEFLKSEDAKVA
- a CDS encoding ATP-binding protein, with translation MSTEDIGEVIDFLPNEEVDSERIRQYSVAQKSQHFIDSLKEYERIGKDLNNKVNVFSGSALLLGCEGTDFLGFAENVALNVGANIVKLRLSQALSKAVDTPLALRTLFEFASRNSPSLIFLEELDIFAEDATNNAAVLKAALSRIDWALDRTAFVGYTTRPRNIDRKIRQSIDRTYVFEKTTTEDRIRFFEAALTEREDLDPKSVAEVTEGWSYSDLRHLVGYFLLMKPREQDQQTPSTLRAQVESSNILPVGKPQIAEAVFKEIEEGYRPKLEEVEEVYPNTLLDQLYLMAVGDNYVRTQEVIENLNKSMPLSADEQQFLNKYPFLLQGEAEDRLTRLLRAKKTHDRLSRVLGR
- a CDS encoding AAA family ATPase, coding for MESTSADLQEKVWQVITTLESRGLFVHSTDIDLRFRPAGDSSVRPKSQRLPLVVGACVLNALVPRSAMLLVGGHGGGKTTLIKLLGRMMTGKSLNEIDDGVLRGHPQLTEEKMVATLRPGPLMKDGIEEVVWRKFVTGFWKILDEINRLTPHAQNILLSMLAEGELKYYDEIKKCQEFCLYATMNPADSGTFELSPPFLDRFGIAVPITMPTVDDLELILSTRDEKLFGYDELWQVPAVLTEEKLLTIWNLVDKVPVTDEASEFMRSLVREFGACIRVDKSQSEELTVQSGLCDGCHFNTSKSICNNVIIPLSVRAAKDLNRYSKAAAWLVGAGEVSVELVKSVAPLVFWHRTEYVRDKVQGSPYYGDRFEFTSHLVELAANRFAQRQPAIELLHDFKEGRASDSAVNEIKDMARSDLLVKIDYVDLASELNKSRYKKMVRRIDDAISSEDVDELSKVHDKLLSDTDFPNRSKLVGRVSDALHRLTLSQYTLTFEQWKNLWTTVSMKFPKLTPLLKETLKPPKRKVARTDNMTMVIYTTGASPNSSVFFEISGGRSAVELKHEVEEIIDDGE
- a CDS encoding VWA domain-containing protein, producing MFDWLAEKNRVKDRAQIVKEAWSYAVDDFYHPPLPEPVIEDQKEASSYFYINPADWTVHINLKGVPSGLEAEAVKSFLRSICHHEIQHYLLCPYDGVTNGMMFAKARKHVDDTNAMFACNLFADLVVDSELMNRFPAITKNRITESIGHSSTLRRSHSNLWRLIVSCYHHHWGLDYPKGLSLDKDTESAAREIVTIAEKYMKIENQWPKATGEIACVLSNWSDKSGEELLETSDDSSVEENGSPSSSRRMVSVPSDADAVMGSPIEIRNRDRMKKCMGEAESESEETEMSGLAKRVVERDGDLDDLEAVYLLSGKHQTKSNWIRFWYRAAVRGMLRIDVTSKSKQGTVPLSPSTWRIGDPVEELDIVQSLQAFPVLVPNISTRRWLKAEISGSGPAASLPNLLVVLDSSGSMHWSIDHSMPKGPFHIALLSAFAAIDFAFKKSKKVAAINFSGSVKSSGLTRKRARIESILTSYQGGSTIAPIQEIRNICRVSEGSLLVLMMTDAEIANWDGLLKTIKRISSDGHRFFLFHIRSSRYSSEDLDTELSGAGAEVIPLDSAEDLFGLVVRETKRIYAS